Sequence from the Prunus persica cultivar Lovell chromosome G5, Prunus_persica_NCBIv2, whole genome shotgun sequence genome:
TCGGAACATACAATTGCATTGCCAGAGGCCAGGGTGGTTTGAGCAGCTCTGGACTAATTGTCATGCAATcctttggttttaaaaatgaaatagtgTAATATGTCCAAGTTTAAACTGATTTTAAGAACAGGGGGCATATGAAGGTGCAACAGAGTGAATGAAATGTAATTCTGTTTAATATACAAGTattcttttattgttaaaaCTGTCAATTCTGTACACATGTATATAAGCTAGGCAGGCAACAACAATTTTGCCTTCATTCGTGTTACAATACATGCGTGTTTTGCCTTGCCCATTCAAGTCTGATATGTCCCGACGTCCCTAATAACCCCTTAAAAACTCACGTTTTCGAAAAGTCAGAATTTGGTAACGTGTTTTTTGGCAAATTATATATTGACCTACTAGCTCACTCTATCTAGCCAAAAGAGCTATAACCCTTTGTCACTGATGCCTACATTCCTCATGCCAACAGTCGTAAGCCTGTTGCAGTTTCATTTTCAGAGGAAACTTCTGAAAATTTCAGATTGAACGTTTCAACTCAGAAATGAAAGCCAGAATgccaaaaaggaaacaaaacttAGCATGCGCACACACCTAAGATGTTCTCTGTCATAAGGAAACTCTATCCATGCGCCGTGCGAGCTCATACTTCACCAATTCAGGGGGTCCCACTGGAAAAGAAGTCTTCTGCTCTATCAATGAAACTGATAGGAAATCTACAATGCAACATCATAGAGGAAGTTTCTGAGACTGGAAGATTATGCTTCAGAGCCGTCTCTTCATAACTCTTTGTTACTTTGCTTTCTCTGTGGCTTCTCATCTTGCCAATTCTCATGCTGTTTCCTGAACCACCACCCTTTCCCAAAATAACCTTAGTGCTTTTGGTATTGTTACGTCCAGATCTTAGGGGAACGTCATCCGCTGGGAAAGTGTCTAAGTTTGAATTGGATCTAACTGCTGGCAAGATATTTCTGCAAGATCGTAACAAGGAGAGTAACATATCTGTACTGATTTCCTGCTGAACCACGCCCTTGTTCTGCTCACACCCATAGCAGGCAGCAACTAGGGTGCCAGCCAAGACTGGCATCAACTCAGGGTCACTGAAGAATACAAATGGTAAATCGCATACCTGGCCACAACCAGCTAAACAATTAGATTTTATCAATAAAAGTTGAAGATATAAGAAATTTTTAGTCAGAGACTTCACTGACCTTGTGAATGATGGTAGGACTCTTTCCCCAGCGAAGGACGGCCTGATTCCCAAGGTGGAACAAGGCAAAGTGGCCAAGGAGCAAAAGAGATTCAAGCAGAAGAAAACCCACCTGAGACACAACACATTATAGAAAGGTGCAGAGATTGTTTAATTCAACTTCAGCAATGAAACTATGAATATTCaagtaaaaccaaaaaagatgTATAGAATTAACCAAAAAGTGACACGGATTTATTACCTGATCATTAGCTACTTTCCACTTGCTGGTGCAATGGGACAGAAGGAAACTCATCAAGTGGAAAAATTCCATTTTCAGGTCTGGCCTAGCCTGCAAGAAAAATCAGAATAGTACACAAAGGGTAAGCTCACTGCACGTTTCAAGATAAAGATTAGAAAATCAGCACGATATCTTAAGAATCACAATGAAGCAAAGTTTGATAGCCATTATCATCCAGAAAAGATTGAAAGAGTCAAATGGACTTACTAGCGTTCTCTGCATGAATTTAATATCCAAAAGAGCCAAATTGTTCAACACCTTCAGTACTCCAGTTGCCACGTCTTCAAAATTAGAGGGAAGGACATCTGAAGTCTGATATAAAATAGGAATTATCTTTAGATCTGGCAAAAATGATGTCATGATCAAGATACCATGAGTAGAAAGCATTACAAACAGATAAGCATACACGCCAAAGGAACGCTTTGGTGTATGTGTATATTCTTGATCAGTGCAGTAAAATAAATTGACGACATTTATAAGGTAATGAGGACCATATACTCAACATTCGTGTTTGTAAACTGACAAAAATTTCCTTGATCCATCAACCTACCACAACTCTTTTTTGGGGACAGatgatttgaaattcaaacaaGCTAAGAAAACACCAGCTCATACCAAAATATgaccaacaaaaattaaaattgataaGAGCGCCAAATtatttacttctttttcttgaagGACGAAGCCAAAAATGTTAATGGCATTGGAAACACTAAATCAATGTTGCAGATTATTTGCAGCTGGCAGTAAAGTTACCTGTTCAGAAGACAATCTATTGTTTGCCTGCAGTAACACAGATGTCAACAGAGAAGGGAGGCTGACAAGCCCAGTCTCCGACACAGCAGTAAGAAGAAACGCTACTGGTTGTTCCAAACTCACGATGATTTCATTCTTTTGTACTGCACCATTATCAACCAAGTGCTTCCCATCCTTCTGTGATGCAAAAGGCTCCAGAGTATCCTCACTTGGAAATTTCTGGGTTTCATCTGGAAGATCAGTCTTGATTGTGTTATCATTTCTTGCTTCAACCAAACTATTAGACTGCTCTTTTTCACTATCCTTACCAGTGGATACTGCCTCAGTAGACTTATTTATAATACATGATTCATCTAACGGACCATCCTCTGGTACATCTGGTAGATGTACAACTGTACCACCATTTTGCACAGATAATGGAGGTCTAGAATCTCCCAAGGACTGAGTTAGAGGAAGATCTTCAGTACTATCACCCCCTGGAAATTTAGCCTCTTCACTTCCATTCCCTACCACTGTTTCAATAGGTACATATTTCCAATCGATAGAGCAATTCATTTCAGATCTGGATGTTAAAACAACCAATAAATTTATACTTAAGAGAATTGAAGATGGAAATGGTGACCCTTCCACCTGGGGCCGATCATAAAGTGCAAAGAGATCTCGCAGCCGATGAATAACTTGGTAGGCAATCAACAGCTCAAGCAAGCCATCCCGCATTTGGAGCTGTTGTTCATCAGAACTTATATGACTGACAATTGTTGTCACAGTCCACAAATAACCATCCAGCACCTCAGATAttgattcaaaattttcagctGAGGTTTTGCTTGATAGAGAATTACCGTTACCAGAAAGGTTCAAGGATACTGCTATCTTAATGTAGCTCTCAAGGGCTGCTGACAGCATCGGAATGATAGGAGGCAAGAGATTCTGTGCGAGAAAATAACTCCTGTTTGCAGGCACAGATAACACCACCCTTAAAAGCTTTAAAAGGTGTATTGTCACTTGGCAGGCTTCAGGTTTCGATGTATGAGAAGCAGGTAGGGCAGAAGCTATGAAATCAAGCAAACCAGCTTGGCGAGAAGCCTGCAGTTCTGGCTCCTTTCCCTCCAAATACTATATCCAAGAAAGAGTGAAAAAAAGGAGAGGAAGAATCAATGTTTACAAGTCAACATAACCATCACAAAACTACATTGGAGCATCAATAAGGCAATTCCAAGCACACAAGATTTATAATACTGTACAACTTAAGCGAGCAACTTTTTCagtaaaaaaggaagaaagaaaaaactaactAATTAAGATACCAATTGGAATTTTGGGGAAAGGGGAGCTATGAGatattttccacaaaaaatcAGACCTCTACAGTGTGGCATACCAAGTTACATCCATGCTAAATGCAAAGTACCCAAATTCAGGACATCAGCGTCCCATATCTGGCTACACAGTATTAAAAACTTGTAATCCTTGAACTAAATTACCTTGATCATTTCAGCAATTATTAACCCAATACTTGCAGCcccttcttttcttgcctGCCGGAGTCTTTGAAGTTCTTGAAGCCATCTTCCAATCTTTGCCCTTGCAGTTCCCAGTGCCGTTCTGTATCCAATGCTAGCATTTTCAGCACCAACAGGAGGCTCAggaaattcatattttagagCCATAAGTCTTTGCCGAATTCTTTTGATCCTCCGCTTCATTGAATGTTGTGCTGTAACATTGCTTGCCACTAAAGTAGACCCTCCTAAGCCTGAGAAGCTGCTACTTTGATAATCATCACCACTGTTGATTGATGATCTTCCCTGACCCTCCTTGTTCAGATTTCGACGCAATAAAGGAGAAGATTGATCCCTGAAATCCATAGACGCTCTCTCTCGTATCTGCTCCAAGTAAAACTTGCGCCGTTGCTCACTTTCACTAAGTCTCTCAGCCAATTTCTGGGCCAGAAGTTCAGCCTCCTCCTGCTGGGCTTTGGCTCTTTCCTCCTTCCTACGAAGTTGTTCCATGGCCCTTGCTTCACGTGCTGCACTTGATGCTTTGCGCTCCTCTTCCCTTCTAACTTGagcctcttcctttctccGCTGTGTCTCAGCAAGACGCTGCAACTTTTCAGCTTCAATGAGTTTCCTCCGTTCTAAAACAGCTTCTTCTCTTGCCATATCCTCTTTCTGTTTAGTTCTTATAACTTGAAGTTTTTCAGCTCTCCTCAACTCTGAATCATGAAGCTTCTGGCGCAAactaagttttttattttcttcatttaaggAAGTTATGAAACGAACCTCGTTAACTTTACTGCTTTCATCACCAGCTCTCTTTACTACTTGAGCTAGAAAAGCTTCATGGCGAGACTCACTGCGTTGATGACGAGCATATATTCCTTCTCGTAACTTCATGTTGCGGACAGCATGAAATTCACTAGCTCGATACACCTTTTCAGAATTACGATGAAGTTTCTGAGCTCTCTCATTATCTAGCTCACTTTTGATTCTCAGAGCACGGGCATGCTTTTCTTCTGCTTCTCTCTTCAGATCCAAagcagttttctttttcttttcaggagACATTAGTTTATCATGCAACATACGTGCACGGTCGGCACTTTTCCTCCTCATGCCAGGTGAACGTGAAACACGAGAAGAGACACGGAAAGGAGATGAGAGTACATCCTCCCagttcctcttctctttccaaGCATCCATGGATTTCCATGGAGCTGAATTCCTctttcctttatctttctcgACTAGAGGAATTTGCTTTTTGGACTGATCCGTCAATCTGGGGAATTTTTCAACAACACCGTCTATaatcaatttttctttcttagggAGCAGCCTCTCTGCTTCGGATCCAGACTGCTTACTCTTAGTCTTTCCAGCAACAGAATTGTCCCTAGGAGGTAGCCTAGATGCATTAACAACAGAAGTAGATGAATTCTTAGGGGCACGTTCAGTTTGTACTAAGTTTGTTTTGCTCGATGACTCAGTACTCCATTTTCCTCCATTCAGGTCAGCTTCACCGAGATCTGAACCTCCACTCTGTTTTCTCGACTTTTTTATCGAATCTTTAGCATTGCCTTTCTCATCATTTATTGCAGATGGCTTATTCAGCTTATCACCAGATCGGAGATTTAGGTACTGAGGGCTCAGAAGTTTAGCATCATTAGCCGCACACATGCTAGCTCTTTCTTgttgaattttcttaaaaGCCTCGAGAGATGACGATAGTATCTCTGCTTTGTGTGCTGAAGTTGTCATTCTTCTAACCTGCACGCAACATTGACTAAACTTTTATGtgacaaataatttattctttttgaaagttgaaagagaaaagagttaaaaaccaaattttctaGTCATCTTTGAAGCATAGTTGCCACCACATAGAACAACAGCTCAGACAAGTAAATGGATGCAAAAGCCATGGTGCGGAAATCGTACAGGTGAGTAAAATAAGGATCAGaacattttatttgtttcaagTCTAACAAAACAAGAACTACATTGTCCTATAACCTTTTGCAAGTCTAGATGCCATGCTTCACTAAATTGAATGGCCAATAGGAAGTAGAACCTCTggaacataaaataaatatccaTTAAGCGGCAAACCCAGAAATGTAGATGGAAGTTGTCAAACTACGTCACTCAGTGAATTTTTATGCAAACATAATTTCCTCAGGCATTGAAAAAAGTAAACTACCACATAATCACATTTATAGACTATCAGCACCAAAATTTAATGAACAGTACAAGATGCTAAAATGAAACCTCGTTCTGTATAGGAACGCTAAGAAAATATCCCCTCTCTCTACACTATAGTAACTTAACATAAAAGATTTCATATAGCTTACCTCCCATGAGAGAGCATGTGGCCTACGATGATCACTCTTCAACGTAACCGGCACCCCATCAATCAACTGAGAAGAtgacctttttattttctcaaagtCTTCCACTCTGGTGCTTAGATCTCTAAAATCAGAGGCAGCCTCTTCAAGAACAAGAATGGCCTCTTTCATCTGCTCTAAATCGCATTCTAGTTCACAAAGAAGATAAAGTTCGTCCACATCCCTATTAAGATTCTCAAAAAGAAAGCACCAAAGCCGCTGCCTAAACCTTTCTTTGCTTTCCCCTGTGTCGTCTCCAAGGGCACTCAcattttgtgagtttgacATATCATGTATTATACCACATTGTTGATCCCCATGATCCTCAACAGAGGCTGTGAAGGTAGACACTCCCAAAATTTCAGGATCACTCTCTGTTGGAACTAATCCTTTATCTTTGGCAATATGAACTTCACTTGAACCCCCAATTTTCCCTGATACTTCAGCAATTTCAGGGTCACCTACCTCAGATAGAATAACAGGTGCCTGAAGTTTCCCCACTACCCCAGCCTCTTCACCAGCTAAAGTACGGGCGCTTAAATGATCATCAACTACTTCTTCGATGTGTTCAGTATGTATATCCTTGCAATGCGAAACATTGTTATCCAGATCAACCTTTTTCCCATTCAATATTGGCTCTTCAGCATTTTGAGAAGATATTATATTCACCTCCTTACAGTTATCTTCACGTAATTGGTCCTTAGCGGTCACTGAAAACATCTGATGAGAAACAATACGTGCATCCACAGATTCTGCCACCAATGTGTTTTCTTGTGAATTTGCACAAGAAGCAAAATTATGAACAATTCCATGCTCACTAGAGGCCACCAGATTATCATCTCCAATAGCACCAAACTTGATTCTGGTGCCGACAAGGTTAGCATGAGGAAGTGCCAAACCCTCATCCTCGAGATCACCCCACTTGATTTTATGAACCACTTCAGAATTATCTTTTGCAGGGATTTTCTCAACATCTCTAGTTCCACCATCagaatttttaataaaaggaGGTGACTTAGGACATCTAGTATCTTGCCTAATAACACCGGTATTAATATAGGGCGCAcccattttgttttcatttgggACAGGAATTGAATCAATTCCCCGGCTATGTACCACATAATTTTCTCGTACCTTTGGAAGCTGGGATCTGCGCTTGCCACAAGAATTTCCACTGTTTTCACTTGATGAGGTCTGACTACTCGAATGGTTAGAAGCATTTTTTCCAGAAAATCCCCCAACCCAACTCTGTAGAGAGAACTTTGAGCTACTTCTATTTTTCTGGACAGGaggcaaacaaataaaaagcaaaGTTCGAGAAAATGTCAGTGACACAAGAAAGAATCGATTACGTTCTTGTAAAACATGTAAATCTACAATATTATATCTATGTATTAGTAGCATGACAATGTTACatctaaaaatataataatgagAAACCTGCGCATTCATTACTTGAATTGATTGATATGATGAATACAACCAAACCTGCGGTCTCTACACTTCAAGCTCCACTTATACATTTCAATGAAGATAATGCCAAGTTAATTGCTTTTGTCAATAAGACTCTATGAGCTTCAATTACTATATAATATCAAAATCTCTAACATGTATATTGCAACTTCAAATAAGTTTGGTGAAACCATTTCattgttaagaaaaagaaattccattaaaataaaaataagcaGATCCCTATTAATTTAGACCTAATTATCTCCAGTGAAATCTGCAACATTGCATTGCATAATGGATGCTAAAGTTGGTAATGGAAGACCAATGCGGCAATAGTAAACcaagcgagagagagagagagagagaccaaaaaaaacaccTTTTTCACTTCGAACCATCCAGAGCCCTCATCATCTACTGCTTCTCCACTGTTCTCCATTCCCAATTGAGTAAACCCCAATTACATTCAGcccatataaaaaaaagaagacgaaAACAGATTGAATTTACAAACAAATTTGGGAAAGTTTGAAACTTtggttgattttattttattaaacaaTTTTGGGAGGGTGTTTTGAATAATATAAAGGGAAATGACAGCTCAGACAGAAAGAAGCTCTGAGGAAACGGAATTTACAGGGATTTGGTAATGTGGGAATTGACTTTTGTGTTTGAGAGAAGCgaatttgaagaaaagagagttatttttttgggtgtagTAAGGTGGTGGGAGGGAAGAAGAGAGTGTGAGACGACAGTCGGTGAAAGAGGAAGGAGTTGCGCAAACAAAgttattttattgatttgcCCATGTTGTTCAAAGATACGACATTTTGAGTTTGTCGTTACATTTCATTGCCACCCTCCAATTTAGCATTTCTGGGACCTTGACCAGTGGGGCCTGAAACCCAATCACTCAGTTATTAGGCTTCTTGCTTGATATAAAAGTCCATTGGCCCAATTTGGAGCTGCTGCAATTAGATGGACATTGGATGGGTTTTTGTAGTAGCATTAGACAAAATCATATGGAAGACAAtgttttgataaaaaaatacGGAATATACTTCCCTTCAGGACAGTACGACATGTCTGCAAaagttcttcttttttgtatttttaataaattattttatatgagTTAAATTGTTATTTGAATGAAGGAGTATCTCTTTCCACAGAAGAAGGCAAGCAATATCctaaaaacattgaaaatagACAAATGGTTACCTTTGAATTGTGAGGCGAGAGGAGCCTTTGTTCTAACTTATAAGAAAGGCATAAGCATAAGATAGGGTttcgacaaaaaaaaaaaaaaaaaaaaaaaaagatggggCAACCAATTGAACCAGAAAGATTGAGTTCCAAGACATTGTTGATCGTTAGTTGTGTTGTGGTTTATCTTTCAATATTAGTATCAACACATATTGTCTTGACTTTCTTTAGAACCGCTTGGAAACATGAATCATATATAGCAGTTGATACTTCAACAGCACTTGTTAGTTTAGGACTTGTAGTTGAGAATGATTTCAGTTTAGTTTATAATGGAAAAGAGTTTGCTTGTGGTGTGGCTGTAGGTGGGCCCTCCAAATCCAATTTTAACCTCGCCAGCCATGCAATCCCTGTGAATTCATGTACGAGTAGTGAACAGAGCAGAGGAGTTTCATGATTGTCACGCAGTCACGCAATGGTTTCCTTTGAATTCTGAGGCGAGACGAGCCTTTGGTTCTGAGGAAGACATAAGGGCAAGGCAAAAACTTCAATGTAAATCAGTAAGATTGAAGACATAGCCATAAGGCGTGGCAGTAGTTTTCACTTTAATAGCAGATAGCAGAGGATGTTGTTGGCTAGCCTAGACATAGAGgaaataattaaaagtaaaGGAATCTAAATTAAAAGGCTATTCCAATCCAAATTCAACAGATTTAGTTGATATTCTTAATTGCCACCACATTCACACCAGTTGAAGTTGAGTGTCTTTCAATCGACTGCCTCCAGGGTTTAGAGTTTTCAAGAAGAATTTGAACATATGGATATTGTCGGAGAAGCCACTCATGATTGTGAAGCCTGGATGTTGTGTACAAATCCAGGGATGCTCGTCCTCGTTGATATTTTCTGATAATTCTATTGCTATTTAAGGTTAATTAGCTGAAATGGCTGCCCTTAGTTTTTGTAACAGCCCTCTcaacttattattttcttgcttttttaAGTATTATTTCAGtttattcttaaaaaaattatgaaagttgGAATCAGAACTagtaattttactttttaaatctGACTAACGGAAAAGAGCTCATTtgatttataaatagtatatcatcagttcttatatttttaagaaagaaattaaTCAAGAAATATTAGACCAACACATCTCAATCATTTGATACAAGAGTTTTAGGACAAATCTTTGAAAGGAATTAAAACTATATTTCTAGAGAACGGTCACATTATATTTTCGAAACTTCTCAAatttaagaaacaaaattttttcCTCCATACATATTTAACTCaagaatatatattccaccgtttttctattttcataACTTTTTATTAAGAGCAACTTTTCGTCATGACAACAAACAAAGCAAGAACAGAAAAGTGAgctttgaatttgattgaCCAAACCAGAgtcaaaaattataaaatactacaAACTTAAAAGACATTCTCTAAAGCTAAAGCAAAAACCTCTCTTCTAGGAGAAGGAGAACATTTGGTACTCGCATAACGTATGGGTAAAGACAAAgctgtttaaaaaataataataaataaataaaaaggccaCCTTCCAGATcgtatattaaattaaagaatatATGCTAACCAAAAGCTCCCACTTTTTACATTAAAATAAAGGACAATATCATTCTACTCTGTCTGAAATCTAAACCTTTCCCCTCTAAAATTATACTCAACCGTTTCTCACATCTTacctctgtttttttcttgtcttttttCCGAGAGTACACCGCAACAGTGTGCCATGGAACCATATGAACAATTCGTGTGCTTAAATAAACTAAAACGCGAGTTCAAGGATCCTCAATTGGTCGCTAAATGAATGTCACTTTTCCAAGCTGGACCCATTTCACCCATCACTGTTTCGTGTCTCTGAAAGGTCAAGCAATGCCAACAACTCCAATAGGGGACAGAGAGAGCTCGTTTTTCAGCTGCAAAGCATCACATAATTGATGTGCTCTATCTGAAGGAGTTTGCTTTGAGTTTGAGCTTCCACAACGGCATTGTCAAAGgtaaatttttagtttttgagcttaattttcatttgggtTAGCCTTATTTTGATCAGTAGGTgtctgggttgctttggttttAGTTCTTCAGATGCCGATTCTTGAAATCTAGATATATGTCTCTATGGAAAAGCTTATTTCTTTTGGCTTAATTAGTGGTAACTCTCAACTGGGTTGTCCATGTTTGTCTtgcattttgttattttggtgGGCAGCCATGGATAAACACCCACCGTCTTCATTTATGATAAGTAATCGGTGAAAaactcttcttctccttcacatCTATATATAGTCTTTTGATGTTATATCTTGAATTTGTACTTTTGAATCGGATTCTCTTTATCTAATGCAACTGGTAAATGTTGGTGCGTTGCTTTTACCAACAATTAATGCGAATGAAGGTTCATTCATGGCATTGGCAATGCAATGCCACCATTCATATAGACATCCCCTAGTTCGAATTGGTTCAGTATTCATCCCTTGTCTTCCTTGGTAGTGTTTGTTATTCCAACTCACTTCGGATTTCCTTGgaatttccagtgagctaacCATCACTGGATCTTCCTCGGAATCCTAAATCTGGTTTTACGAGAAAATAGTAGCTTCTGGTACTAATTATCTTTACTTTTACGTCCCAAAGACAATgcatttctttctctgttgCAGTTTTTCAAATGTTACTTTTTGCTTGCACTGATTTTCTATGCAAAATTTAgctttatgtatttataagcTCTTTAGAAACTGAAAATATGAAGAATAGTACATGTCTCTTGTCAGTCAAATGACCATTACagattctttgttttcttttccatttgcaCTAATGAATCTCCTCCTCTCCATCCATTATTAGTGATAGCATTACCATCTCAGCTAGTACAGCTGTCGCCTCATCAGGTGCCATGTCAACAGCCAGAGAAGCGTCTGCAACTGAAGAATCTTCTAGAAGTCTTCCTAGTTAGTTACACAGTCAAAGTTGTTAAAATTTGTTGACAGCAGTCATAACTAATCATTAGGTAATTTGTTAAACTCATCATAGATTAGTTAAGCTCATTAGGATAATTTGTTAGCCTTTACgtataaatataaatgtcCCTGATGTAATTGTGATTCAATGAGTTTATCTTTTCTTGCAGTTAATTTGGATTGGTTGAGGTGGTAGCGATACTGGCACAATTGAATTTCCTATGGAATTCCGTCTCTCCTTGGTTCTCATTCTGGTTTCTCTCCCTGCAATTTTAGCTCAAGATGTTGGGAATACTAAAAAAGCTGGAAATGTTAAGGTTGTGGTTAATGGGATTTTAGCTATTGCACGAGTTGATAATAATTTCATCTGTGCCACTATTGATTGGTGGAATCATGAAAAGTGCGACTACAACCAGTGTCCATGGGGATCTGCATCTGCGTTAAATTTGGTAAGCACCCAGAGATACCTCTGTATGcatttgcttttttctttttctgtcaaATAGTAAGAAGGGGAGTATGAAGTTAAATTAATACTgtggttttcttttctccagAACTTGTCTCATCCTTTGCTTGCCAAGTCAATCCAAGGTTTGTCTATCTGTGTTAATAAGTTCACATCTTTTGGacaatactatttatttttaagttagAATCAAGTGTCAATTAGAACAGATGAATTAAAGTCTTCTGCTTATGTTTGTTTGAATAACTTTATCTACAAACTAAATTTACTCTTCAACATTGGTGGCTTGATAGCTTTCAATCAGTTAAGGATCAGAATTGGAGGTTCCTTGGAAGACCAACTCTTGTACGATGTAGGAAATTTGAAATATCCTTGCCATCCATTCAGAAAGAAGAGTCATGGCTTGTTTGGATTTTCTAGAGGATGTTTACCTATGAGTAGATGGGATGAACTGAACCAATTTTTCAGTAAGACAAGGTAAGATTCGGGTTATCGACTTTCCTATCCCaaccaaattttattttactttcatAAAAAAGTCGGGTCTTCTCCATCTTCGTTCCTCAAAATTAGGTGGTTGATGCTTGATTTATCATTTATCTTAGATAGTGTGTCTGAGAAACATCTTTACTATGTTGTTG
This genomic interval carries:
- the LOC18775693 gene encoding uncharacterized protein LOC18775693 isoform X1, translating into MENSGEAVDDEGSGWFEVKKKNRSSSKFSLQSWVGGFSGKNASNHSSSQTSSSENSGNSCGKRRSQLPKVRENYVVHSRGIDSIPVPNENKMGAPYINTGVIRQDTRCPKSPPFIKNSDGGTRDVEKIPAKDNSEVVHKIKWGDLEDEGLALPHANLVGTRIKFGAIGDDNLVASSEHGIVHNFASCANSQENTLVAESVDARIVSHQMFSVTAKDQLREDNCKEVNIISSQNAEEPILNGKKVDLDNNVSHCKDIHTEHIEEVVDDHLSARTLAGEEAGVVGKLQAPVILSEVGDPEIAEVSGKIGGSSEVHIAKDKGLVPTESDPEILGVSTFTASVEDHGDQQCGIIHDMSNSQNVSALGDDTGESKERFRQRLWCFLFENLNRDVDELYLLCELECDLEQMKEAILVLEEAASDFRDLSTRVEDFEKIKRSSSQLIDGVPVTLKSDHRRPHALSWEVRRMTTSAHKAEILSSSLEAFKKIQQERASMCAANDAKLLSPQYLNLRSGDKLNKPSAINDEKGNAKDSIKKSRKQSGGSDLGEADLNGGKWSTESSSKTNLVQTERAPKNSSTSVVNASRLPPRDNSVAGKTKSKQSGSEAERLLPKKEKLIIDGVVEKFPRLTDQSKKQIPLVEKDKGKRNSAPWKSMDAWKEKRNWEDVLSSPFRVSSRVSRSPGMRRKSADRARMLHDKLMSPEKKKKTALDLKREAEEKHARALRIKSELDNERAQKLHRNSEKVYRASEFHAVRNMKLREGIYARHQRSESRHEAFLAQVVKRAGDESSKVNEVRFITSLNEENKKLSLRQKLHDSELRRAEKLQVIRTKQKEDMAREEAVLERRKLIEAEKLQRLAETQRRKEEAQVRREEERKASSAAREARAMEQLRRKEERAKAQQEEAELLAQKLAERLSESEQRRKFYLEQIRERASMDFRDQSSPLLRRNLNKEGQGRSSINSGDDYQSSSFSGLGGSTLVASNVTAQHSMKRRIKRIRQRLMALKYEFPEPPVGAENASIGYRTALGTARAKIGRWLQELQRLRQARKEGAASIGLIIAEMIKYLEGKEPELQASRQAGLLDFIASALPASHTSKPEACQVTIHLLKLLRVVLSVPANRSYFLAQNLLPPIIPMLSAALESYIKIAVSLNLSGNGNSLSSKTSAENFESISEVLDGYLWTVTTIVSHISSDEQQLQMRDGLLELLIAYQVIHRLRDLFALYDRPQVEGSPFPSSILLSINLLVVLTSRSEMNCSIDWKYVPIETVVGNGSEEAKFPGGDSTEDLPLTQSLGDSRPPLSVQNGGTVVHLPDVPEDGPLDESCIINKSTEAVSTGKDSEKEQSNSLVEARNDNTIKTDLPDETQKFPSEDTLEPFASQKDGKHLVDNGAVQKNEIIVSLEQPVAFLLTAVSETGLVSLPSLLTSVLLQANNRLSSEQTSDVLPSNFEDVATGVLKVLNNLALLDIKFMQRTLARPDLKMEFFHLMSFLLSHCTSKWKVANDQVGFLLLESLLLLGHFALFHLGNQAVLRWGKSPTIIHKVCDLPFVFFSDPELMPVLAGTLVAACYGCEQNKGVVQQEISTDMLLSLLRSCRNILPAVRSNSNLDTFPADDVPLRSGRNNTKSTKVILGKGGGSGNSMRIGKMRSHRESKVTKSYEETALKHNLPVSETSSMMLHCRFPISFIDRAEDFFSSGTP